A region of Frederiksenia canicola DNA encodes the following proteins:
- the rng gene encoding ribonuclease G yields MAQAELLVNVTPSETRVALVENGILKEVHIEREAKRGIVGNIYKGKITRVLPGMQSAFVDIGLEKAAFLHASDIVSHTECVDENEKKQFVVKNISELVREGQDIVVQVVKDPLGTKGARLTTDITLPSRYLVFMPENSHVGVSQRIESEAERERLKSLVEPYCDELGGFIVRTAAEEVSEESLQQDVAFLKRLWRKVLERKAKYPAKSMLYGELALAQRVLRDFVGTHIKSIQIDSKMTYEQVKEFLSEFMPELTDNVSLYSGTQPLFDVYRVEDGIQKALDKRVDLKSGGYLIIEQTEAMTTIDINTGAFVGHRNLAHTIFNTNIEATQAIAHQLQLRNLGGIIIIDFIDMQEEEHRQRVLESLEQALKGDRVKTNVNGFTQLGLVEMTRKRTRESLERVLCCDCASCKGRGTIKTVETVCYEILREIVRVHHLYRSERYVVYASRSVAEYLINEESHALLAELEVFLGKKVEIKIEPYYHQDQFDVVVM; encoded by the coding sequence ATGGCTCAAGCAGAATTATTAGTCAATGTGACCCCAAGCGAAACCCGTGTCGCTTTGGTGGAAAATGGGATTTTGAAAGAAGTCCATATTGAGCGAGAAGCGAAGCGGGGGATTGTCGGTAATATTTATAAAGGAAAAATTACCCGGGTGTTACCCGGGATGCAGTCGGCATTTGTCGATATTGGCTTGGAAAAAGCTGCATTTTTGCATGCGTCCGATATTGTTTCACATACGGAATGTGTCGATGAAAATGAGAAAAAACAGTTCGTGGTGAAAAATATCAGCGAGCTGGTACGGGAAGGACAGGATATTGTGGTACAAGTGGTGAAAGATCCCCTTGGTACAAAGGGGGCAAGGCTCACTACCGATATTACGTTGCCTTCTCGTTATTTAGTTTTTATGCCTGAAAATAGCCACGTTGGCGTGTCGCAACGGATTGAAAGTGAAGCGGAGCGGGAGCGATTGAAATCCCTTGTTGAGCCTTATTGTGATGAGCTAGGTGGCTTTATTGTGCGAACAGCAGCAGAAGAGGTGAGTGAAGAAAGTTTGCAACAAGATGTGGCATTCTTAAAACGCTTATGGCGAAAAGTATTGGAGCGCAAGGCAAAATATCCTGCAAAATCAATGCTATATGGTGAGCTGGCACTGGCCCAGCGAGTGTTGCGAGATTTTGTCGGTACGCACATTAAATCGATTCAGATCGATTCCAAAATGACGTACGAACAAGTCAAAGAATTTTTGAGTGAATTTATGCCTGAATTGACCGATAACGTCAGCCTGTACAGCGGGACACAACCGTTGTTTGATGTTTATCGAGTTGAAGACGGCATTCAAAAAGCCTTGGATAAACGAGTCGATCTCAAATCGGGCGGTTATTTGATTATCGAACAGACAGAAGCGATGACCACGATCGACATCAATACAGGGGCATTTGTGGGGCATCGCAATCTCGCCCATACCATTTTCAACACCAACATTGAAGCGACCCAAGCGATTGCTCACCAACTGCAACTTCGCAATTTGGGGGGGATTATCATCATCGACTTCATTGATATGCAGGAAGAAGAGCATCGCCAACGCGTGTTAGAATCGCTCGAACAAGCGTTAAAAGGCGACCGAGTGAAAACCAATGTAAACGGTTTCACCCAGCTCGGTTTGGTGGAAATGACCCGCAAACGCACCCGAGAAAGCCTTGAGCGTGTGCTGTGCTGCGACTGTGCATCGTGCAAAGGGCGAGGCACAATCAAAACGGTCGAAACCGTCTGCTACGAAATTTTGCGGGAAATCGTGCGAGTGCATCATCTCTACCGTTCCGAGCGTTATGTGGTGTATGCCTCTCGCTCTGTGGCAGAGTATCTGATTAACGAAGAATCTCACGCCTTACTTGCTGAGCTGGAAGTTTTCCTCGGCAAAAAAGTCGAAATCAAAATCGAACCTTACTATCATCAGGATCAATTTGATGTGGTGGTGATGTAA
- a CDS encoding DUF417 family protein, which yields MQKLINAFRHSQIDIAVLRLSVIIVFLAFGVAKWFEFEVQLLKPLISPTWLNFLYDWFGYHGASYFLGVVEGIAYVGLFVGFWQPKWGIVGAITVLGTGFVTLSMMLQLGFNGFIFKDILLIGAGLVLLKTDLNRLYTEK from the coding sequence ATGCAGAAATTAATCAACGCTTTCCGACACTCACAAATTGACATCGCCGTATTACGCCTAAGCGTCATTATCGTTTTCTTAGCCTTTGGAGTGGCAAAATGGTTTGAATTTGAAGTGCAATTACTCAAACCGCTCATTTCGCCAACGTGGCTCAATTTTCTGTACGATTGGTTTGGTTATCACGGCGCCAGCTATTTTCTTGGTGTAGTCGAAGGAATTGCGTATGTAGGATTGTTCGTTGGATTTTGGCAACCTAAATGGGGAATCGTGGGGGCAATTACCGTATTAGGAACTGGCTTTGTAACGTTGAGTATGATGCTTCAACTCGGTTTTAATGGCTTTATTTTTAAAGATATTTTATTGATCGGTGCAGGGCTGGTGCTACTTAAAACCGATTTAAATCGGTTATACACTGAAAAATAA
- a CDS encoding Type 1 glutamine amidotransferase-like domain-containing protein — MKLFLCSHFAKVGTLLKEDVVGKNVLFIPTASIHESYKGYVDEARAVWHNLNTHLIELEISTASLEDIQGAFDNADILYFTGGNTFFLIDQIRKTGVDKLIKQHVESGKLYVGESGGAIICADELSYIKPMDEVPSDFSQADYLGLNLIDFYVVPHYLCFPFEKCSQQIVDENPDLAIWVINNEQAILVEGDIKRELCISE, encoded by the coding sequence ATGAAACTATTTTTATGCTCTCATTTTGCGAAAGTCGGAACCTTGTTAAAAGAAGATGTAGTAGGTAAAAATGTGCTGTTTATTCCAACTGCCTCCATACATGAAAGTTATAAAGGATATGTAGATGAAGCTCGAGCCGTTTGGCACAATCTGAATACCCATCTGATTGAGCTTGAAATTTCAACGGCTTCTCTTGAGGACATTCAGGGGGCCTTTGATAATGCAGACATTCTTTATTTTACGGGAGGAAATACCTTTTTCTTAATTGATCAAATCAGAAAAACAGGTGTGGATAAATTGATTAAACAGCATGTGGAAAGCGGAAAATTATATGTGGGGGAATCGGGCGGTGCCATTATTTGTGCTGACGAACTCTCTTATATCAAGCCAATGGACGAGGTGCCGAGCGATTTTTCCCAAGCAGACTATTTGGGATTAAATTTGATCGATTTTTATGTTGTGCCACATTATTTATGTTTCCCGTTTGAGAAATGCTCGCAGCAAATTGTTGATGAAAATCCTGATTTGGCAATTTGGGTGATCAATAACGAACAAGCGATTTTGGTTGAAGGAGATATAAAAAGGGAGCTTTGCATATCAGAATAG
- the ycaO gene encoding 30S ribosomal protein S12 methylthiotransferase accessory factor YcaO: MSQQTFIIGKDAALEDSIANFQTKLKQLGFNIEEASWLNPVPNVWSVHIRDKDCPQCFTNGKGATQKAALASALGEYFERLSTNYFWSDFYLGSEIAESEFVHYPSEKWFPIEDEEALPEGILDPFLLDYFDPNGDLTPDLLVDLQSGNYDRGIVALPYTRQSDQQTVYIPQSIVANLFVSNGMSAGNSKNEARVQGLSEVFERFVKNRIITEAISLPEIPQRVIDSYPTIKASIEKLEEEGFPIFCYDASLGGEFPVICVILLNRNNGTCFASFGAHPNFQVAFERTVTELLQGRGLKDLDVFAPPSFNNDDVADHANLETHFIDSSGLISWDIFKSDADYSFVHWDFSGTTEQEFANLMAIFNKYEQEVYIMDYEHLGVYACRILAPGMSNIYPSDDLIYANNNMGMDWREILLDLPHFHHDAETYQELLDEFDEQSIDDMTRVREFIGIVAEKGSAMQTLRIGELKSMLHLALGNLEQALDWSNWTANMNASVFSAERNNYYRCLIQSLELFLDERREPAQYRKVFERMYGIDAVDLAWSAIQGGNPFHGLQAADESLQSLAAHQKLLGAYQKVQKAKVNPIAR, encoded by the coding sequence ATGTCTCAACAAACCTTTATCATCGGCAAAGATGCTGCGTTAGAAGACAGTATTGCGAATTTTCAAACCAAGTTGAAGCAGCTCGGTTTTAATATTGAAGAAGCCTCGTGGCTCAACCCTGTGCCGAATGTGTGGTCAGTGCATATTCGTGATAAAGACTGCCCGCAATGTTTCACCAACGGCAAAGGAGCAACGCAAAAAGCAGCACTTGCTTCGGCGTTGGGCGAATATTTTGAGCGTCTTTCCACTAACTATTTTTGGTCGGATTTCTATCTCGGCAGCGAAATAGCGGAGAGCGAATTTGTGCATTATCCGTCTGAAAAATGGTTTCCAATTGAAGATGAAGAAGCCTTGCCTGAAGGCATTCTCGATCCTTTTTTGCTCGACTATTTCGATCCAAATGGCGATCTCACGCCTGATTTGTTAGTCGATTTGCAGTCGGGTAACTACGATCGTGGTATAGTCGCATTGCCTTACACTCGCCAGTCGGATCAACAAACAGTTTATATTCCGCAAAGCATTGTGGCGAATTTGTTTGTATCAAACGGAATGTCGGCGGGCAACAGTAAGAATGAAGCCCGAGTGCAAGGTTTGTCGGAAGTGTTCGAGCGTTTTGTAAAAAACCGCATCATCACCGAAGCGATCAGCCTGCCTGAAATTCCACAAAGGGTCATTGATAGCTATCCAACCATCAAAGCCTCTATCGAGAAATTGGAAGAAGAAGGCTTCCCGATTTTCTGCTATGACGCTTCTCTCGGCGGTGAATTTCCTGTGATTTGTGTGATTTTACTCAACCGCAATAACGGTACTTGTTTTGCGTCGTTTGGAGCCCACCCGAATTTCCAAGTGGCATTTGAACGCACCGTAACTGAATTATTGCAAGGGCGTGGTTTGAAAGATTTGGATGTCTTCGCTCCGCCATCCTTTAACAATGACGATGTTGCCGATCACGCCAACTTAGAAACCCATTTCATCGACTCAAGCGGTCTGATTTCGTGGGATATTTTCAAATCTGATGCCGATTACAGCTTCGTGCATTGGGATTTCTCTGGCACTACCGAACAGGAATTTGCCAACTTAATGGCGATTTTTAACAAATACGAACAAGAAGTGTACATTATGGATTACGAACATTTAGGTGTGTACGCTTGCCGCATTCTTGCTCCAGGAATGTCTAACATTTATCCTTCCGATGATTTGATCTACGCCAACAATAATATGGGAATGGACTGGCGAGAAATTCTGCTTGATTTACCACATTTCCATCACGATGCGGAAACCTACCAAGAGTTGCTGGATGAATTCGACGAACAAAGCATTGATGATATGACCCGTGTGCGTGAATTTATCGGCATCGTGGCAGAAAAAGGCTCAGCAATGCAAACCTTACGCATTGGCGAGTTGAAATCAATGTTGCACTTAGCTCTGGGTAATTTGGAACAGGCATTAGATTGGTCGAACTGGACGGCAAATATGAATGCCAGCGTGTTTAGTGCCGAACGCAATAACTACTACCGCTGCTTAATTCAATCCCTTGAACTGTTCTTAGATGAACGCCGTGAACCAGCCCAATATCGCAAGGTCTTTGAACGAATGTACGGCATCGATGCGGTCGATTTGGCGTGGTCAGCCATTCAAGGTGGCAACCCATTCCACGGCTTACAAGCCGCAGACGAAAGTTTGCAAAGTCTCGCCGCTCACCAAAAATTGCTTGGTGCTTACCAAAAAGTACAGAAAGCGAAGGTGAACCCAATCGCCAGATAG
- a CDS encoding YtfJ family protein, whose translation MKKFLLQAVTLGVFFANGAWAHNVQLNHALPAVSVATDGELVVQGKSVSYKNWSSATLAGKVWVLQHIAGRSSVKEKNEPLMNAIRQANFDRSKYQTTTIINADDAIIATGSFVKSSAEEGKLKNPHTLVVLDQASAVKKAWALKEKESFIAVLDKNGKVQFVSEGKLSADQIQQVVDLTKKLIEQ comes from the coding sequence ATGAAAAAATTTTTATTACAAGCGGTCACTTTAGGCGTGTTTTTTGCAAATGGTGCTTGGGCTCATAATGTGCAGCTAAATCATGCTTTACCTGCTGTGAGCGTTGCAACAGATGGAGAGCTTGTCGTTCAAGGTAAAAGTGTGAGCTATAAAAATTGGTCATCTGCGACATTGGCTGGAAAAGTGTGGGTGCTACAACATATTGCAGGCAGAAGCAGTGTGAAAGAGAAAAATGAGCCGCTGATGAATGCGATCCGCCAAGCCAATTTTGATCGTTCAAAATACCAAACCACGACGATCATCAACGCAGATGATGCGATTATTGCGACAGGATCTTTTGTAAAAAGCTCAGCAGAAGAAGGTAAGTTGAAGAATCCACATACCTTAGTGGTGTTAGACCAAGCCAGTGCGGTAAAAAAGGCGTGGGCGTTGAAAGAAAAAGAGAGTTTTATCGCCGTATTAGATAAAAACGGCAAAGTGCAATTTGTGTCGGAGGGAAAATTATCTGCCGATCAAATTCAGCAAGTAGTTGATTTAACTAAAAAATTGATCGAGCAGTAA
- the yajC gene encoding preprotein translocase subunit YajC: protein MQQGGGMEMIFILVIFGLIFYFMIYRPQAKRQKQQRELLASLAKGNEVLTNGGLVGKITKVSPDDENIVIALNDTTEVTIQRAFVVAVLPKGSLKSM, encoded by the coding sequence ATGCAACAAGGCGGCGGAATGGAAATGATCTTTATTTTGGTTATTTTCGGTTTAATTTTCTATTTTATGATTTACCGTCCACAAGCAAAACGCCAAAAACAACAACGTGAATTATTGGCAAGCCTTGCAAAAGGTAACGAAGTGCTTACCAATGGCGGCTTAGTTGGCAAAATTACCAAAGTATCTCCAGATGACGAAAACATCGTTATCGCATTAAACGATACCACTGAAGTAACAATTCAACGTGCATTCGTGGTTGCTGTGTTACCAAAAGGCTCATTGAAATCAATGTAA
- the secD gene encoding protein translocase subunit SecD: MLNRFPLWKNLMVIFTVAIGVLYALPNLYGEDPSVQISGTRGQQATAETLSKVQTVLSSINITPKAMSFENGSILVRLNKDEEQLPAKDKISEALGNNFSVALNLAPATPEWLTSIGGEPMKRGLDLRGGVRFLMEVDMNTALTKQQQQLQDTLRTELRREKLQYKAVNKGENFATDIAFADADTAEKAVRFVRRTHTDLEANFINPTVVSFTPSATALAASRDAAIEQNLSILRKRVEELGVSEPTIQRQGADRIVVELPGVQDTARAKEILGATATLEFRLVNTTANPDSAARGIVPADSEVKFTRNGEPTVLFRKAVLGGEHIINASSGLDDKGLPQVSINLDGAGGDLMGAATKSAVGKPMATLYSEYKDSGRKDANGKVILEKHEEVINVATIQARLGSQFQITGINSPAEAQNLAVLLRSGALIAPIVIVEERTIGASLGADNVEQGMQAGILGLVLTVIFCLVFYKVFGIFATMALITNLILTIGLMSLIGATLTMPGIAGIVLAVGMSVDANVLIYERIKEEIRNGRSIQQAIHEGYNGAFTSIFDSNLTTVLTSFILYAVGTGPVKGFAITLALGVIISMFTAITGTRMLVNWVYGGKRVKKLWI, encoded by the coding sequence GTGTTAAACCGTTTCCCTCTTTGGAAAAATCTGATGGTGATCTTTACGGTCGCCATCGGCGTTTTGTACGCCTTGCCAAATCTTTATGGTGAAGATCCTTCCGTACAAATTTCTGGTACCCGTGGACAACAAGCAACTGCGGAAACCCTTTCTAAAGTACAAACTGTACTCAGTTCTATCAATATCACGCCTAAAGCAATGAGCTTTGAAAATGGCTCAATTTTAGTGCGTTTAAATAAAGATGAAGAACAACTGCCAGCAAAAGATAAAATTTCTGAAGCCCTCGGCAACAATTTCTCCGTTGCTCTCAATCTTGCCCCAGCAACACCTGAATGGCTCACTTCAATCGGTGGTGAACCGATGAAGCGAGGTTTGGATTTGCGTGGTGGCGTTCGCTTCTTAATGGAAGTGGATATGAACACCGCATTAACCAAACAGCAACAACAATTGCAAGATACGCTACGCACTGAACTTCGTCGTGAAAAATTGCAATATAAAGCGGTCAATAAAGGGGAAAATTTTGCAACTGACATTGCGTTTGCGGATGCAGATACGGCTGAGAAAGCGGTTCGCTTTGTTCGCCGTACCCATACCGATTTAGAAGCGAATTTCATCAATCCAACCGTCGTCTCTTTTACGCCTTCTGCCACTGCATTGGCAGCCTCTCGTGATGCTGCTATTGAGCAAAACTTATCCATTTTGCGTAAGCGTGTAGAAGAATTGGGCGTTTCGGAACCTACTATTCAACGTCAAGGTGCGGACAGAATCGTGGTGGAGCTGCCTGGTGTTCAGGATACGGCTCGTGCAAAAGAAATTCTCGGTGCAACGGCAACCTTAGAATTCCGTTTAGTCAATACCACAGCAAACCCAGATTCAGCCGCTCGTGGCATTGTTCCTGCTGATTCTGAAGTGAAGTTCACTCGTAATGGCGAGCCAACCGTCTTATTCCGTAAAGCCGTTTTAGGCGGTGAGCATATTATTAATGCAAGCTCAGGTCTTGATGATAAAGGCTTACCACAAGTTAGCATCAATCTTGATGGTGCTGGCGGTGATTTAATGGGGGCAGCGACCAAAAGTGCCGTAGGTAAACCAATGGCAACCCTTTATAGCGAATATAAAGATAGTGGCCGTAAAGATGCGAATGGTAAAGTGATTTTGGAAAAACATGAAGAAGTCATCAACGTAGCGACCATTCAGGCTCGCTTAGGTAGCCAATTCCAAATTACTGGCATTAATAGCCCAGCAGAAGCACAGAACCTAGCTGTATTACTTCGCTCTGGTGCATTAATTGCCCCGATTGTCATTGTGGAAGAGCGTACCATTGGGGCATCTCTTGGTGCAGATAACGTTGAACAAGGCATGCAAGCGGGTATTTTAGGTTTAGTGCTTACGGTTATTTTCTGTTTGGTGTTCTATAAAGTCTTCGGTATTTTCGCCACAATGGCGTTAATCACCAATCTTATACTAACTATTGGGCTGATGTCGCTTATTGGTGCGACTTTAACAATGCCAGGGATTGCAGGGATCGTACTTGCTGTTGGGATGTCTGTTGATGCAAACGTCTTGATTTATGAACGAATTAAAGAAGAAATTCGCAATGGCCGCTCGATCCAACAAGCCATCCATGAAGGCTACAACGGGGCGTTTACCAGTATTTTTGACTCGAACTTAACCACTGTTCTCACGTCTTTTATTCTCTATGCCGTGGGTACAGGCCCTGTCAAAGGCTTTGCTATTACGCTTGCATTAGGCGTCATTATTTCCATGTTTACCGCAATTACTGGAACACGAATGCTCGTGAACTGGGTATATGGCGGCAAACGAGTGAAAAAACTTTGGATTTAA
- the secF gene encoding protein translocase subunit SecF, with the protein MQQIEKEVEFKLPYRLVPFMKFRMAAFVFSILLTIACIFTIATKGFNWGLDFTGGTVIETQFSQPADLGKMRAILDENGYHSATVQTFGSQKDVIIRLPASAGDTKLGNQVMGLIHQKLDADATIKSIEFVGPNVGEELTQGAIYATLATLAMLLLYVGIRFEWRLAVGGILALFHDVIVTLGVFSLLQIEVDLTFVAAILSVVGYSLNDSIVVFDRVRENFPKIRRRTAVEVINISLSQTLSRTLMTSVTTLFVVLALYWLGGPTLHSFSLALLIGIGFGTYSSIYIAIGVALQLGLKREHMTPPVVEKEGAEQESLVDY; encoded by the coding sequence ATGCAACAAATTGAAAAAGAGGTAGAATTCAAACTACCATACCGTTTGGTGCCATTTATGAAATTCAGAATGGCGGCTTTTGTATTCTCTATCTTACTGACGATAGCGTGTATTTTCACTATTGCAACCAAAGGGTTCAATTGGGGATTAGATTTCACTGGCGGAACCGTTATTGAAACGCAATTTTCACAACCCGCTGATCTTGGCAAAATGCGTGCTATTTTGGACGAGAATGGTTATCACAGTGCGACGGTGCAAACTTTTGGCTCACAAAAAGATGTCATCATTCGTTTGCCCGCCTCTGCGGGAGATACCAAACTTGGTAACCAAGTCATGGGCTTGATCCATCAAAAACTCGATGCCGATGCTACGATTAAGAGTATTGAATTTGTGGGTCCAAATGTGGGTGAAGAATTAACTCAAGGTGCCATTTATGCCACCCTAGCCACTCTTGCCATGTTATTACTCTATGTGGGCATTCGTTTTGAATGGCGTTTGGCTGTTGGCGGGATCTTAGCGCTTTTCCACGATGTCATCGTCACGCTTGGCGTGTTTTCATTATTACAAATTGAGGTTGATCTCACCTTCGTTGCGGCGATTTTATCCGTAGTTGGTTACTCGTTGAACGACAGTATCGTGGTTTTCGACCGTGTACGCGAAAACTTCCCTAAAATTCGTCGTCGTACTGCGGTAGAAGTGATCAACATCTCACTTAGCCAAACGCTCTCTCGGACATTAATGACCTCGGTAACAACGTTATTCGTGGTATTAGCACTATACTGGCTTGGTGGTCCAACACTACACAGCTTCTCGCTTGCCTTATTAATTGGTATTGGATTTGGGACTTACTCCTCGATTTATATTGCCATTGGCGTAGCGTTACAACTCGGTTTGAAACGCGAACATATGACACCGCCAGTGGTAGAAAAAGAAGGGGCGGAACAAGAATCCCTTGTTGACTACTAA
- a CDS encoding YgjV family protein, translating to MNVVEILGYVAMVLVATSFLLKDMIKLRLMNAVGAICFVIYGFLVGSYPVAGLNVFVTCVNAYYIWKGLQERKA from the coding sequence ATGAATGTAGTTGAAATCTTAGGCTATGTAGCGATGGTACTTGTTGCAACGTCTTTTTTACTTAAAGATATGATTAAATTACGTTTAATGAATGCTGTAGGAGCAATTTGTTTCGTGATTTATGGATTTTTAGTCGGCTCTTATCCCGTTGCAGGATTGAATGTTTTTGTCACCTGTGTCAATGCCTACTATATTTGGAAAGGCTTGCAAGAGCGTAAAGCCTAA
- a CDS encoding ABC transporter permease: protein MDIILQYLSSFLTNITWIGALELGLIYALVALGVLISYKILDFPDLTADGSFPLGGGVCVLCILNHVDPWLATLCGMLAGSIAGMLTASLHIGFKIEKLLASILMMIALYSINLRIMGKPNVSLLGDPTVYDSITANDDLQLAIVRLLIAIFVVVIAKLLFDLFFATQTGLAIRATGTNARMAKAQGIAVNKMTLLGMAISNGLIALAGALYVQSNGGFDISIGVGTIVIGLAAVIIGEAIFSAKRIVWLTLAVIIGSILYRFFIALALNNDTLNGIGVGPQDLNLITALLVVAVLVFPKFKHKFAQKRGR, encoded by the coding sequence ATGGACATTATACTGCAATATTTATCTTCCTTTCTCACCAACATCACTTGGATTGGTGCTTTAGAACTCGGACTGATTTACGCCTTAGTTGCACTTGGCGTACTGATCTCTTATAAAATTCTCGATTTCCCTGATTTAACTGCGGACGGTAGCTTTCCGTTAGGTGGAGGCGTATGCGTACTTTGTATTTTGAATCATGTCGATCCTTGGCTGGCAACATTGTGCGGTATGTTGGCAGGTTCGATAGCTGGCATGCTCACTGCAAGCTTACACATTGGTTTTAAGATCGAAAAATTGTTAGCGAGTATTTTGATGATGATCGCACTCTATTCGATCAACTTACGCATTATGGGCAAGCCGAATGTGTCTCTGCTTGGCGATCCCACTGTTTATGACAGTATCACTGCAAATGACGATCTACAACTAGCGATTGTCCGCTTGTTGATTGCCATCTTTGTGGTAGTGATTGCAAAATTGTTGTTCGATCTCTTTTTTGCGACACAAACGGGCTTGGCGATTCGAGCAACAGGCACGAACGCCAGAATGGCAAAAGCACAAGGCATTGCGGTGAATAAAATGACACTACTCGGCATGGCGATTTCTAACGGTTTAATTGCCTTAGCAGGAGCTTTGTATGTGCAAAGTAATGGCGGTTTTGATATTTCGATTGGTGTTGGTACTATCGTAATTGGTTTAGCTGCCGTGATTATCGGTGAAGCGATTTTCTCCGCCAAACGGATTGTCTGGCTCACTTTGGCGGTGATTATCGGCTCGATTTTATACCGCTTCTTCATCGCTTTAGCGTTAAATAATGACACATTAAACGGTATTGGCGTAGGTCCGCAAGATCTCAATTTAATCACCGCTTTGCTCGTGGTGGCTGTGCTTGTCTTTCCGAAATTTAAACACAAATTCGCACAAAAACGGGGGCGATAA
- a CDS encoding ABC transporter ATP-binding protein — MIELDNLFITFNRGTAIENPVLKGLSLTVQEGEFVCVIGSNGAGKSTMLNAISGDCAIDAGNILIQGQEVSQQSSWQRANLVARVFQDPMAGTCESLTIEENMALAYQRGQKRDLGFALNRKRRELFREKLSLLGLGLENRLTDQMGRLSGGQRQAVSLLMASLQPSSILLLDEHTAALDPKTTAFVLELTNKIVREQKLTTLMVTHSMRQALDYGDRTVMLHQGQVAFDVAGEERQKMDVPDLLHLFEQNRHEKLSDDGLLLS, encoded by the coding sequence ATGATCGAATTGGATAATCTATTTATCACCTTTAATCGTGGTACAGCAATCGAAAATCCTGTGTTAAAAGGACTTTCGCTGACCGTTCAAGAAGGCGAATTTGTTTGTGTGATCGGCAGCAACGGGGCAGGAAAATCGACGATGCTCAATGCAATTAGCGGTGATTGTGCGATTGATGCGGGCAACATTTTAATTCAAGGGCAAGAGGTCAGCCAACAAAGTAGCTGGCAGCGGGCGAACTTGGTTGCTCGAGTGTTCCAAGATCCAATGGCTGGTACGTGTGAGTCGCTCACCATTGAAGAAAATATGGCGTTAGCTTATCAACGTGGACAAAAACGGGATTTAGGTTTTGCGTTAAATCGCAAACGGCGTGAACTGTTTCGAGAAAAGCTTTCTCTGCTCGGTTTAGGCTTGGAAAATCGTCTCACGGATCAAATGGGACGTCTTTCAGGCGGGCAACGCCAAGCCGTTAGTTTATTGATGGCATCGCTACAGCCTTCTAGTATTTTATTGTTGGACGAACACACCGCCGCGTTGGATCCCAAAACCACCGCATTTGTGTTGGAACTCACTAATAAAATAGTGCGAGAGCAAAAACTTACCACCCTGATGGTCACACACTCTATGCGGCAAGCATTGGATTATGGCGATCGCACTGTGATGTTGCATCAAGGGCAAGTCGCATTTGATGTGGCAGGAGAAGAACGGCAGAAAATGGATGTGCCTGATTTATTGCATTTATTTGAACAGAATCGGCATGAAAAGCTGAGTGATGACGGCTTGCTACTTAGCTGA
- a CDS encoding cysteine hydrolase family protein produces MNALILIDVQQAFFDPKWGKRNNPLAEQNMLCLLDFFRQQKLRVIHIQHISDNPLSCFHITTGQGFKQGFTPQINEKVFRKRVNSAFIGTDLEQYLKQQGITDLTIVGLTLPHCVSTTTRMASNLGFNVTLIEDATASFPLKMPNGEEISAEDIHKINIATLNDEFATILSTAEFLEKLNR; encoded by the coding sequence ATGAACGCACTTATTTTAATTGATGTCCAACAAGCATTCTTTGATCCAAAATGGGGGAAAAGAAATAATCCATTAGCGGAACAAAATATGTTGTGTTTACTCGATTTTTTTCGCCAACAGAAGCTACGGGTGATCCATATTCAGCATATTTCAGATAATCCTCTGTCTTGCTTTCATATCACAACTGGGCAGGGCTTTAAGCAAGGTTTTACACCGCAAATAAATGAAAAAGTATTTCGAAAACGAGTCAATAGTGCATTTATTGGTACTGATTTAGAGCAATACTTGAAACAACAGGGGATTACGGATTTAACCATTGTAGGCTTAACACTCCCACATTGTGTTTCAACCACTACGAGAATGGCATCAAATCTAGGTTTTAATGTAACCTTAATTGAAGATGCAACAGCCTCTTTTCCATTAAAAATGCCAAATGGGGAAGAGATCTCAGCAGAAGATATTCATAAAATCAATATTGCGACATTAAATGACGAATTTGCAACAATTCTTTCAACTGCGGAGTTTTTAGAAAAATTGAATAGATAG